DNA from Aphis gossypii isolate Hap1 chromosome 3, ASM2018417v2, whole genome shotgun sequence:
gatatttttctcttttagttcatattatttttatccaatacatttttttattacgatacgtagtatttgtttaacatttttacttatgtTAATTCACAAAGAAAAATGagaattttgttgtaatatttttgttttaaacacttaattactatttgaaaataaaaatttagattattaaccacattagttattttctattatacatttatacatgctatgtaattataaagataaaaaaaaaaattttgtattctaaaaataaaactctatACTTAGTTCTATCCTCCACGGAAAGGAACTGAACTCATGGGAATAGAAGATGAAGATTATGACAAAgccaaacagtttttaaaagaaaataaactagaGAGTGTTGGAACACTATCAAAATCTGAATGGGAAGTTGCAAGTaagatttatatagttatattatattagtaattaaaatgcaaataaattatatttgatttttaacaattctttTTTCAGCTCTGTATATGGTGTTTATGTTCCAAAAAATGTAGCCTAGTTAATTGAAGatctaatttgaattaaattgaaataatttactaaatattgattatataatttatttatgtatatatttttttatataaaataaataaacaatatgaatAGTTATATGAAATTGTATTCCTTTTTATGTACGtactaattactttttttttctttaagtttTCTGTTGGGATTgggtttcatttttttcatttttaatccaTGGTATCTCAATAAAGGCGCTTTATACGTTTTTGTTTTCCGTTCCACAGATTCACCTGTATCCTCAATGACTGTAGGTTTAGTGTCGATACTAAATAAATCAGTAGATTTTGGTATTTCAAATAGTACTTCTTCATGTTCAAAAGGTTGTTCTTCTTCAACTACCATTTTTGCAATaggtataaatgataaatcatttaatgtgTGAATATTTGATGTTCCTCCTGGTACAAAAGCTTTTCCTTCTCGGGGCttcttaagtaaataattttcaatattaacatttaatccTACAGGTTTTTCTTTAGATTTCAATTCCCttatattgatttgtttaatatttggatttttaaatgtatttgacaGTTGAATAATAGTTTGATAGAGATTATATAAAGGACTTGCtggtttattcaatatatcatTCTTCAATCCTAACACTGCAGAAGAAAAACCTATAAAACGTTTTGTAATTGAACGCATATCTGGAAGAATTAGAACTGGTATTTTTTTTGCTGAAGTCATAAAAAGCAAATGCTTAGCAATCATACAGTTTGCCACATCTTCTGCTATCAAACAACAAGTTATTTGATCTTTTTCAATACATCTACTAACTTCATTGATAcccatttttaaaactgatcTGCAAGTACaggaatacatatttataaatatttattattaggttttaataaaaaaaaacctcgaaaaaaacataatttatgattatatagtaataaataataatcttaccttTGTGCTTTTAATTCAGGACTTATATGTTGTTTATGTGCAATggaaagatttttaatttgacattttcGTACATCCAAAGGTAATTTCTTTAAAGTAAACCAATCTACTTTTAACTTACCATTTTCTTTAGATatacttctaaaaataaaataaaaatataaataaactattaaagtaaattggaTTAACATTAGATGTATAGTATGATTaggtttaatacaatttatttatcagtaaattaaacaatatcatttaaaagcaTGTAcgcataataactaattaattactaggtcaagatttataaaaatattttttgattagacAAGTGCTTTAaagtgaatattttgaaaaaaataacatgttaaatttatagatgTTAAAGCTCAATTTGTTTAGTTAATACCAAAAAGTATGTTAGGTTTGATACTTACTTTTCCATCTCATCAACTAGTAATTGAGATTtttctaaatctaaaattggcctataaaataaagaatattttatgattaaaacaattttatacccATGGATAGTTTTACTGatgaataatcaaataaaataatcattgcaAAATAGACAGTGCAAAGAACTCAAATCATTAGTAAGAAAgtgagtatattatgttatttagacCGTTTtcatttctatataaatattagcaaATACTACCAAAATTTTTCATAAGGATCTGTAACGACACATCTGGgccttagatttttttttacaattcccTTCTGTTTCATATTCATTTCTCTTAATGTcgtcatattttcaaatgtcgtgtactaataatattctaaatttaatgaaaattataaaagtacacgtcagttttaaattcaaatgcaCGCTAGACTAAaagataaaacttaaaaaaaaaaagacaaaatacaaaaaacttaaaattatatacagtaatttctaaaattacatttaaacattaaaatttacaaatagtcGTCGAAGCCGGGAGAACGGTATCATTCAGGTCATCATTAATCGGGATTCGGGGCTAGTacaactttattaatataatatttatgttataaatgataatatgcattatgcagTCGATTATAATCACAAACTGCCGCCGGTATTAGGTATGAGATAAACGGTATCACTGTTTTCATGAAGGAAAGGGAATTTGATGTTTATTGATCCACGGTttcattatgataattaattgataaaataatgagtgtcgCCTGTCGGCCGTCGCGTAGAACTGTAATATTTAGCTGTTGAGTGTTTAgtgcttaaattattattgttaagtgTTAACATTTTTCCGTCGCACAACGTAATAGTCAACTGACCATTTAAAACGGATAATTATCGTCTAAATCAAATAACAGTCTCCTAATGCGGACTTTTAAGATTTATCTGCAGTACAATTGTGACGTTGAAATGTCTACTAGTTAGTACGAGCAATTTGGGATCAGTCACACTTTGTCTCGATTTCTAGTGCTTGACATTCAACGCTTATAATTTAAGTCCTGTTATATTCATCTATCGTGATTATTCCGAATAACTATGAGCGTGGTACAAGGTGGACTCAGCAAACTGAAGAAAAAACACATTGGTGTGAAGAGACAGAAGGTTAAGTTGTTCCGTGCCAATGAGCCACTGCTGTCAGTTCTCATGTGGGGTGTAA
Protein-coding regions in this window:
- the LOC114124546 gene encoding uncharacterized protein LOC114124546 isoform X1 codes for the protein MTTLREMNMKQKGIVKKNLRPRCVVTDPYEKFWPILDLEKSQLLVDEMEKSISKENGKLKVDWFTLKKLPLDVRKCQIKNLSIAHKQHISPELKAQRSVLKMGINEVSRCIEKDQITCCLIAEDVANCMIAKHLLFMTSAKKIPVLILPDMRSITKRFIGFSSAVLGLKNDILNKPASPLYNLYQTIIQLSNTFKNPNIKQINIRELKSKEKPVGLNVNIENYLLKKPREGKAFVPGGTSNIHTLNDLSFIPIAKMVVEEEQPFEHEEVLFEIPKSTDLFSIDTKPTVIEDTGESVERKTKTYKAPLLRYHGLKMKKMKPNPNRKLKEKKSN
- the LOC114124546 gene encoding uncharacterized protein LOC114124546 isoform X2, with product MPILDLEKSQLLVDEMEKSISKENGKLKVDWFTLKKLPLDVRKCQIKNLSIAHKQHISPELKAQRSVLKMGINEVSRCIEKDQITCCLIAEDVANCMIAKHLLFMTSAKKIPVLILPDMRSITKRFIGFSSAVLGLKNDILNKPASPLYNLYQTIIQLSNTFKNPNIKQINIRELKSKEKPVGLNVNIENYLLKKPREGKAFVPGGTSNIHTLNDLSFIPIAKMVVEEEQPFEHEEVLFEIPKSTDLFSIDTKPTVIEDTGESVERKTKTYKAPLLRYHGLKMKKMKPNPNRKLKEKKSN